The Candidozyma auris chromosome 1, complete sequence genome includes a region encoding these proteins:
- a CDS encoding N-terminal protein methyltransferase encodes MPAKTHPQLNHELIQDEDPNAMINYNDAIDYWSSVPASVDGVLGGFGEHTPVPKADIIGSATFLRKLQTRMECPAGSEKLTIDMGAGIGRITRDFLWKVSDRCDLLEPVKPFVEQMKKELVGVAQKGKLGDIYDIGMQEWEASSEKRGKYWLVWCQWCVGQLPDEELVKFWIRCKEALMENGTIIVKENIAPVDDIFDATDSSVTRSDAKFRHLFQLAGLKLIASDVQRGLPRELYPVRMYCLKAM; translated from the coding sequence ATGCCTGCGAAAACACATCCACAATTGAACCACGAGTTGATCCAGGACGAGGATCCCAACGCCATGATCAACTATAACGACGCCATCGACTACTGGCTGTCGGTGCCTGCGtctgttgatggtgtcTTGGGTGGTTTTGGTGAACACACCCCTGTGCCCAAGGCTGATATTATCGGCTCGGCCACTTTTTTGCGGAAATTGCAAACGAGAATGGAGTGTCCTGCTGGGTCGGAGAAGTTGACCATCGACATGGGTGCAGGCATTGGCCGAATCACAAGAGACTTTCTCTGGAAAGTGAGCGACAGGTGTGACTTGTTGGAGCCTGTGAAACCGTTTGTGGAGCAGAtgaaaaaagagcttgtGGGTGTAGCGCAGAAGGGCAAGTTGGGCGACATCTACGACATTGGTATGCAAGAATGGGAAGCGTCATCGGAGAAAAGGGGCAAGTACTGGCTTGTGTGGTGCCAGTGGTGTGTAGGGCAGTTGCCTGATgaggagttggtgaagttttGGATTAGATGCAAGGAAGCGCTCATGGAAAACGGCACTATCATCGTGAAGGAGAATATTGCTCCCGTAGACGACATTTTCGATGCTACAGACTCGAGTGTCACGAGATCGGACGCCAAGTTCAGACACTTGTTTCAGTTGGCAGGACTCAAGTTGATCGCCAGCGATGTGCAAAGGGGCCTACCGCGCGAGTTGTACCCGGTCCGCATGTACTGTCTCAAGGCCATGTAA